A segment of the Terribacillus aidingensis genome:
GTACTGTATAAACGCCCGGATGGCTATCATGAGGTAGAGATGGTTATGACAACGATCGACCTGGCAGACCGGATAGAGTTAATCGTGTTACAGGAGAACAAGATCGAAATCGAATCGGACAATCGCTTTGTACCGAACGATGAGCGTAATCTTGCCTACCGTGCGGCGCAATTGATCAAAGATACATATAATATCAATAAAGGTGTCAAGATATACATAGACAAGCAGATACCGGTAGCAGCTGGCCTTGCTGGAGGAAGCAGTGATGCAGCGGCAGTATTGCGCGGTCTGAATACACTATGGAATCTGCAGCTATCGTTGGATACGCTGGCTGAGCTCGGTGCGAAAATTGGTTCGGATGTATCCTTCTGTGTATACGGTTCAACAGCATTATCAACTGGACGTGGAGAAAAGATCAAGGAACTTCCGGCTCCTCCAGCATGCTGGGTCGTACTTGCCAACCCTGGAATCGGTGTATCCACCCAGACGATCTATCAGCAGTTAAAAATCGATGATATTCAGAATCCTGATACGGCTGGAATGGTCGAAGCTATTGAGCAAGGCGATTTTCAATCCATCTGTGACAAAGTTGGTAATGTACTTGAACCTGTTACGCTTAAGCTTTGTCCGGAAGTGAAACAAATCAAGCAGCAAATGATTGAAGCAGGTGCTGATGCAGTACTCATGAGCGGAAGCGGACCGACTGTCTTCTCTCTCGTTTCCCAGGAGAGCCGTGCTTATCGGATCTACAACAGTTTAAGGGGATTCTGTGAACAAGTGTATGTGGTACGGATGCTCGGAGGGCGAACGGAGCTTGATTAAATCCGTACGAGAATGTTATTATCTAACAATAACATTCGGTTTTGAGGTGTAGTGATGAAAAGAAGTGAACGTTTGGTTGCGATGACCAATTATTTAATGGATCATCCGCAGCAATTGGTATCCTTGCCATATTTCTCGACGACGTACGCTGCTGCCAAATCCTCCGTCAGTGAGGATTTGTCGATTATAAATGATATGTTCCAGCATGAAGGCATTGGATACTTACAATCCGTATCCGGTGCTGCTGGTGGTGTTCGCTATGTCCCGGTATACTCCAAGGAGAACAGTGCTGCTTTCATTGAAGAGCTATGCAGTAAGCTTGCAGATTCAGACAGGCTTCTTCCTGGGGGATATCTATTCATGAGCGATATACTCGGGGAACCAGCAACAGTGAATAAGATCGGTCGTCTTTTTGCAACAGCATTCCATGACCGTGAAATCGATGTAGTGGTTACGGTCGCTACAAAAGGAATTCCGATTGCTTATGCAACTGCTGCTTATCTGAATGTCCCGGTTGTCATTGTAAGACGAGATCCGAAGGTGACCGAGGGTTCGACGGTCAGCGTGAATTATGTTTCTGGTTCATCCAGAAAGATACAGACGATGGTATTGTCCAAACGCAGTATACCCGATCAAGCCAATGTCTGTATTGTGGATGATTTCATGAAAGCAGGCGGAACCATTAATGGAATGAAGAGTCTTTTGCAGGAATTCAATGCAAATGTGACTGCTATAGGCGTATTGGCTGAAGCAGAGGATGAAGAAGAAGAACGTGTAGTGGAAGATTACACGTCATTGATCAAGATTCAGAACGTTGATGTACGCAATCAGCGAGTCGAAGTACAAAAAGGTAATTACTTTAACTGATCCAGCTTTTCCCCCTCCCGATATAATTTTTAAAAAAAGTTTTAATCAGAGCAGGAGTTCCCAGCTTTATGTAGAATTACTGGTAATAAGTTCTAAATAAGGTAAGGGTGGTGAAGCATAATGGAAGTAACTGACGTAAGATTACGCCGCGTTAATACCGAGGGAAGAATGCGTGCTATCGCTTCTATTACAATGGATCAGGAGTTTGTTGTACACGATATTCGTGTCATCGAAGGAAATAACGGCTTGTTTGTCGCTATGCCTTCCAAACGCACACCAGACGGTGAATTCCGCGATGTAGCACATCCAATCAACTCTGGTACACGGAGCAAGATTCAGGATGCTGTGCTGCAGGAATATCATCGTGCAGGAGAAGAAATAGAAGTGGAGTATGAGGAAGCCGCTGGCGCTTCTTGATATGAGCTCAGATAGATGGCGAATGCGTCATCTTTTATAAAGGTGAAATTAACAGCTGTTCTAACATATGGGATAGCTGTTATTTTTATGCTTATAATCCAGTTGATTGGTGAAAAAATTGTCTCGAATTACGTGAATTCAAGCGCTGCTCCTGTTGAAATGACAATTATTTTAAGATATATTTACAGAGGATAAAAAGAATGGAGGGTTCGCATGTCAAACCGATATGCAGTCATCCTTGCTGCTGGCAAAGGCACCAGGATGAAATCGAAGCTGTACAAAGTGCTGCATCCTGTCATGGGAAAACCAATGGTACAGCATGTTACTGACCAGTTAAATTCTTTACAATTAGATAAATTGATAACCATTGTAGGGCATGGAGCAGAAGACGTGAAAGCCCAGCTTGGAGATGTAAGTGAATATGCCTTGCAGGAGGAACAGCTTGGTACAGGACACGCGGTCCTGCAGGCGGAAGAGTTCCTGAAAGATAAAGAGGGTGTTACGGTCGTTTTAAGCGGGGATACGCCCCTGATTACAGGTCAAACGATTCAAGCATTACTAGATCATCATGAACAGCAAGGGGCAAGCGCAACGGTATTGACTGCAAAAGCACCGGACCCAGCAGGATATGGGCGTGTCATCCGCAGTGACGCTGGAGAGGTACTGCGTATTGTAGAGCATAAAGATGCGAATGCGGAAGAGCTTCTCGTAGATGAAATCAATACAGGTACATACTGCTTTGATAACAAGCTATTGTTCCAGGCATTGCATAATGTATCAAATGATAATGCCCAAGGTGAGTATTATCTTCCGGATGTACTTGAGTTGTTGAAGAAAGATAACAAGCTGGTGACCGCTTATCAGACAACTGATTTCGATGAAACGATGGGCGTAAACGATCGTGTAGCTCTTTCCCAAGCAGAACGGATTATGAAACGTCGTGTCAATGAACAGCATATGCGCAATGGCGTAACAATCATTGATCCGGACTCGACATATATCAGTACCGACGCGGTCATTGAACAGGATGTTACGATCTTGCCAAACACGATGATTCTTGGAAAGACAGTTATCAAAGAAGATGCTGTCATTGGTCCGAATTCAGAAGTGAAGGATGTCACAATCGGCAGCCGCACAGTCGTGAAGCAAAGTGTAGCACACGACAGTGAAATCGGAAATGATGTCAATATCGGGCCTTTCGCCCATATTCGTCCACAAGCACAGCTTGGAGATAATGTGAAAATCGGAAACTTCGTCGAAGTGAAGAAAGCATCTATCGGTGAGGGGAGCAAAGTTTCCCATCTCAGCTATATCGGAGATGCTGAAGTTGGTAAAGATGTAAATGTCGGTTGTGGTACAATAACAGTGAACTATGACGGAAAGAATAAACATCTGACGAAGATTGAAGATAATGCCTTTATCGGTTGTAATGCGAACTTGATTGCGCCAGTGACGGTCGGCAAAGGTGCCCTGGTGGCAGCAGGCTCGACCATAACAAAAGATGTACCAGCAGATGCTTTATCAATTGCCAGAGCAAGACAAGAAAACAAAAATTCTTATCTAAAGAATAAATAATTTTGGAGGGTTACTCGACATGCCTTATAATGATCCATCGTTAAAAGTTTTTTCTTTGAATTCTAATCCGGAGTTAGCTAAGTCAATTGCAGACCACATTGGCGTAGAACTGGGTAAAATCACTGTTTCCCACTTTAGCGATGGCGAAATCCAGATCAATATCGAAGAAAGTATCCGCGGCTGTGACGTCTACGTTGTCCAGTCCACTAGTGCGCCTGTCAACCAGCATATGATGGAACTTCTCATCATGATTGATGCATTGAAACGCGCTTCAGCTAAAACAATCAACATCATCATGCCTTATTATGGTTATGCTCGTCAGGACCGCAAAGCCCGTGCCCGTGAACCAATTACAAGCAAACTGATCGCTGATATTTTGCAAACTGCCGGAGCTACACGCGTCTTGGCATTGGACTTGCATGCACCGCAGATCCAAGGTTTCTTCGATATTCCGATCGACCACTTAGTAGGTGTTCCAATTCTATCCGACTATTTCGAGAAAAAGAATTTGGAAGATATCGTCGTTGTATCTCCTGACCACGGCGGCGTAGTCCGTGCACGCCGTATGGCTGATCGTTTGAAAGCACCGATTGCAATCATCGATAAACGCCGCCCGCGTCCAAACGTGGCAGAAGTGATGAACATCATCGGAGAAATCAAAGGCAAAACTGCAATCATCATCGATGATATCATTGATACGGCTGGAACTTTGACGCTAGCTGCTAATGCGTTGATAGAAAAAGGCGCGACAGCAGTATATGCAGCATGTTCTCACCCAGTTCTATCCGGACCGGCAATCGAGCGAATCCAAAATTCACAAATTAAAGAGCTTGTTGTGACAAACTCAATCCCTCTTCCAAAAGAGAAGCAAATCGAAAATATCACGCAGCTTTCTGTTGCACCATTGTTCGGTGAAGCGATTATCCGCATCCACGAACAGCAATCTGTTAGTATCCTGTTTGATTGATTTTATGTTTATTACTGGAATTGTAAGGGAAACCTTATCTGTAGACACGTAAAAACTATGGAGGGTGATTACGATGGCAGTAAAGCTTAAAGCAGACAAACGAGATAACAATACAAAATCTTATATCAGAGGACTTCGCGAAGAAGGAGTCGTACCTGCAGTCGTATATGGCAAAGGCAAAGAGCCTGTCAGTGTTGCGGTTGATAGTGTGGATCTACTGAAAACTGTACGAGATGAAGGTAAAAACGCCATTATTTCTTTGGATATCAAAGGCGAATCGGTAGATGTAATGCTACATGATTATCAAACTGATCCATTGAAAGCAAGTCTTGTACATGCGGATTTCTATGTGGTGAACATGTCGGAAGCACGTAATGTAGAAGTGCCGATCCAGCTTGAAGGTGAAGCACCAGGATCTAATGAAGGCGGCGTTCTTCAACAGCCATTGTTTGATCTGGAAATCAGTGCAAAACCGAATGACATCCCAGATCAAATTACAGTCGATGTCTCCAAACTTGAAGTCGGTGACAGCATCAGCGTTGGTGACCTGCCAACAGACGGTGCTTATGAGATCCTAACCGATGCTGATACAACAATCGCTACAGTCACTGCACCTACTGCAGAGATTGAAACAGATGATACAACTACTGGTGATGCGGACGATGTAGAAGCAATCAAAGAAGGATCTAAGGACGATAAAGAAGATTAAGTGATTAAAAAAAGCTGTGCCTGAAAAGGCACAGCTTTTTTTATTTTGATTGAACTATTCATATTCCTCACACGTCATATAGTCAGAGAAGAAAGGGGGAGTGAGATGGAGGACTCAGCGGAATCCATATCGATTGAAGATGCCAAACAAGATAAATCGGCATTCGGTCAGCTTTTCCAGCAATACTATACGTTTTTATATCGTTATCTTTTCAAACTCACGATGAATAAAGAAATGACAGAAGACTTGCTGCAGGAAACGATGATTCGAGCTTATATAAATCTTCATAAATTTAATCATCAATCTAAGTTTTCTACATGGCTCATATCTATCGCGACACGCTTATATCTGGATGAACAACGGAAGAGGAAGCGAGATAGGAAAAGGCAACAGCAGCTGACAGAGAATGAGAAACGAAAAATGAAATGGGAACTAGAACAAGGCAATATGGATTGGTCATTGCATCTGAACGAGTTTGCATCGCTATCTATAGAAACTAGAACATTAATATTACT
Coding sequences within it:
- the ispE gene encoding 4-(cytidine 5'-diphospho)-2-C-methyl-D-erythritol kinase, whose translation is MYLLEKAPAKINLSLDVLYKRPDGYHEVEMVMTTIDLADRIELIVLQENKIEIESDNRFVPNDERNLAYRAAQLIKDTYNINKGVKIYIDKQIPVAAGLAGGSSDAAAVLRGLNTLWNLQLSLDTLAELGAKIGSDVSFCVYGSTALSTGRGEKIKELPAPPACWVVLANPGIGVSTQTIYQQLKIDDIQNPDTAGMVEAIEQGDFQSICDKVGNVLEPVTLKLCPEVKQIKQQMIEAGADAVLMSGSGPTVFSLVSQESRAYRIYNSLRGFCEQVYVVRMLGGRTELD
- the purR gene encoding pur operon repressor, translated to MKRSERLVAMTNYLMDHPQQLVSLPYFSTTYAAAKSSVSEDLSIINDMFQHEGIGYLQSVSGAAGGVRYVPVYSKENSAAFIEELCSKLADSDRLLPGGYLFMSDILGEPATVNKIGRLFATAFHDREIDVVVTVATKGIPIAYATAAYLNVPVVIVRRDPKVTEGSTVSVNYVSGSSRKIQTMVLSKRSIPDQANVCIVDDFMKAGGTINGMKSLLQEFNANVTAIGVLAEAEDEEEERVVEDYTSLIKIQNVDVRNQRVEVQKGNYFN
- the spoVG gene encoding septation regulator SpoVG, with translation MEVTDVRLRRVNTEGRMRAIASITMDQEFVVHDIRVIEGNNGLFVAMPSKRTPDGEFRDVAHPINSGTRSKIQDAVLQEYHRAGEEIEVEYEEAAGAS
- the glmU gene encoding bifunctional UDP-N-acetylglucosamine diphosphorylase/glucosamine-1-phosphate N-acetyltransferase GlmU, with translation MSNRYAVILAAGKGTRMKSKLYKVLHPVMGKPMVQHVTDQLNSLQLDKLITIVGHGAEDVKAQLGDVSEYALQEEQLGTGHAVLQAEEFLKDKEGVTVVLSGDTPLITGQTIQALLDHHEQQGASATVLTAKAPDPAGYGRVIRSDAGEVLRIVEHKDANAEELLVDEINTGTYCFDNKLLFQALHNVSNDNAQGEYYLPDVLELLKKDNKLVTAYQTTDFDETMGVNDRVALSQAERIMKRRVNEQHMRNGVTIIDPDSTYISTDAVIEQDVTILPNTMILGKTVIKEDAVIGPNSEVKDVTIGSRTVVKQSVAHDSEIGNDVNIGPFAHIRPQAQLGDNVKIGNFVEVKKASIGEGSKVSHLSYIGDAEVGKDVNVGCGTITVNYDGKNKHLTKIEDNAFIGCNANLIAPVTVGKGALVAAGSTITKDVPADALSIARARQENKNSYLKNK
- a CDS encoding ribose-phosphate diphosphokinase yields the protein MPYNDPSLKVFSLNSNPELAKSIADHIGVELGKITVSHFSDGEIQINIEESIRGCDVYVVQSTSAPVNQHMMELLIMIDALKRASAKTINIIMPYYGYARQDRKARAREPITSKLIADILQTAGATRVLALDLHAPQIQGFFDIPIDHLVGVPILSDYFEKKNLEDIVVVSPDHGGVVRARRMADRLKAPIAIIDKRRPRPNVAEVMNIIGEIKGKTAIIIDDIIDTAGTLTLAANALIEKGATAVYAACSHPVLSGPAIERIQNSQIKELVVTNSIPLPKEKQIENITQLSVAPLFGEAIIRIHEQQSVSILFD
- a CDS encoding 50S ribosomal protein L25/general stress protein Ctc — encoded protein: MAVKLKADKRDNNTKSYIRGLREEGVVPAVVYGKGKEPVSVAVDSVDLLKTVRDEGKNAIISLDIKGESVDVMLHDYQTDPLKASLVHADFYVVNMSEARNVEVPIQLEGEAPGSNEGGVLQQPLFDLEISAKPNDIPDQITVDVSKLEVGDSISVGDLPTDGAYEILTDADTTIATVTAPTAEIETDDTTTGDADDVEAIKEGSKDDKED
- the sigY gene encoding RNA polymerase sigma factor SigY → MEDSAESISIEDAKQDKSAFGQLFQQYYTFLYRYLFKLTMNKEMTEDLLQETMIRAYINLHKFNHQSKFSTWLISIATRLYLDEQRKRKRDRKRQQQLTENEKRKMKWELEQGNMDWSLHLNEFASLSIETRTLILLRHYYGYSLEEISSMTKLRKGTVKSRIHYALKKLREEWSDETR